The Peromyscus eremicus chromosome 8b, PerEre_H2_v1, whole genome shotgun sequence genome contains a region encoding:
- the Gja1 gene encoding gap junction alpha-1 protein, which yields MGDWSALGKLLDKVQAYSTAGGKVWLSVLFIFRILLLGTAVESAWGDEQSAFRCNTQQPGCENVCYDKSFPISHVRFWVLQIIFVSVPTLLYLAHVFYVMRKEEKLNKKEEELKVAQTDGANVDMHLKQIEIKKFKYGIEEHGKVKMRGGLLRTYIISILFKSVFEVAFLLIQWYIYGFSLSAVYTCKRDPCPHQVDCFLSRPTEKTIFIIFMLVVSLVSLALNIIELFYVFFKGVKDRVKGRSDPYHATTGPLSPSKDCGSPKYAYFNGCSSPTAPLSPMSPPGYKLVTGDRNNSSCRNYNKQASEQNWANYSAEQNRMGQAGSTISNSHAQPFDFPDDNQNAKKMAAGHELQPLAIVDQRPSSRASSRASSRPRPDDLEI from the coding sequence ATGGGTGACTGGAGCGCCTTGGGGAAGCTTCTGGACAAGGTCCAAGCCTACTCCACGGCAGGGGGGAAGGTGTGGCTGTCTGTGCTCTTCATTTTCAGAATCCTGCTGCTGGGGACCGCGGTGGAGTCAGCGTGGGGTGACGAGCAGTCGGCCTTCCGCTGTAACACTCAACAACCGGGCTGTGAAAATGTCTGCTACGACaagtccttccccatctctcacGTGCGCTTCTGGGTCCTTCAGATCATATTCGTGTCCGTGCCCACGCTCCTGTACTTGGCTCACGTGTTCTACGtgatgagaaaggaggagaaactgaacaagaaggaggaggagctcaAAGTGGCCCAGACGGACGGCGCCAATGTGGATATGCACCTGAAGCAGATCGAAATCAAGAAGTTCAAGTACGGCATCGAAGAGCACGGCAAGGTGAAGATGAGGGGCGGCCTACTGAGAACCTACATCATCAGCATCCTCTTCAAGTCTGTCTTCGAGGTGGCCTTCCTCCTGATCCAGTGGTACATCTATGGGTTCAGCCTGAGTGCCGTCTACACCTGCAAAAGAGATCCCTGCCCCCACCAGGTGGACTGCTTCCTCTCGCGTCCCACGGAGAAAACCATCTTCATCATCTTCATGCTGGTAGTGTCCTTGGTGTCTCTCGCCCTGAATATCATCGAACTCTTCTATGTCTTCTTCAAGGGCGTCAAGGATCGCGTGAAGGGCAGGAGCGATCCTTACCACGCCACCACCGGCCCCCTGAGCCCCTCCAAAGACTGCGGCTCTCCCAAATACGCTTACTTCAACGGCTGCTCCTCACCCACAGCTCCGCTCTCGCCCATGTCTCCTCCTGGGTACAAGCTCGTGACTGGCGATAGGAACAACTCCTCGTGCCGCAATTACAACAAGCAGGCAAGTGAGCAAAACTGGGCTAATTACAGTGCCGAGCAAAATCGGATGGGGCAGGCCGGAAGCACCATCTCCAACTCCCACGCCCAGCCTTTCGATTTCCCCGATGACAACCAGAATGCCAAAAAGATGGCCGCTGGACACGAACTCCAGCCGCTAGCCATTGTGGACCAGCGACCCTCCAGCAGAGCCAGTAGCCGCGCCAGCAGCAGACCTCGGCCCGATGACCTGGAGATCTAG